The Ziziphus jujuba cultivar Dongzao chromosome 7, ASM3175591v1 genome includes a region encoding these proteins:
- the LOC107425396 gene encoding heavy metal-associated isoprenylated plant protein 23, giving the protein MGVGGTLEYLSDLMGSTQKYKKKKQLQTVELKVRMDCDGCELKVKKALSSLSGVKSVDINRKQQKVTVTGYVEASKVLKKAKSTGKKAELWPYVPYNLVAQPYTAQAYDKKAPAGYVRNVEYTATTGTVTRYEDPYTSMFSDDNPNACSIM; this is encoded by the exons atgggagttGGAGGAACTTTGGAGTATTTGTCTGATTTAATGGGAAGCACTCAAAAatacaagaagaagaagcaattgCAGACTGTTGAACTCAAGGTTAGAATGGACTGCGATGGCTGTGAGCTTAAGGTCAAGAAAGCACTCTCTTCATTAAGTG GAGTTAAATCTGTGGATATAAACAGAAAGCAACAGAAGGTGACTGTAACGGGGTATGTTGAAGCAAGCAAAGTGCTGAAGAAGGCAAAATCAACAGGGAAAAAAGCAGAATTATGGCCATATGTTCCATACAACCTAGTGGCACAGCCTTACACAGCTCAGGCTTATGACAAGAAAGCACCTGCTGGATATGTTAGGAATGTGGAATACACCGCAACAACAGGCACTGTGACCAGATATGAAGATCCTTATACCTCCATGTTCAGCGATGACAACCCAAATGCTTGCTCTATCATGTAG